In one Desulfomicrobium macestii genomic region, the following are encoded:
- the dnaN gene encoding DNA polymerase III subunit beta, with translation MFLKVRKEEVIDGLLKAANIIPSKTGAAYLRTVWLKAEGDTISILATDSSIEFVGVYPAVISDGGLVGVQGKKFCELMRRLPPGEITLKLDPSAKHLHIEQGRRKYKLPANESSWFQDFNPFPAENAVLWSGDLFKEIIDRIAFCIADDEDLTSMNCIKFAPVENDDVEICGLNGHQFGLLRFSNPDIRAVLGQDGFLVSKKYLLEIRKWLTNDEIEISLSDKRLFLRTENRKESFSLPLKAYVFADYRNFINQYKDRFASNLVVDRHELTDALDRIFVFNTEANKATFFDFGPEELSLYCQGQDIGEGTELISCQYQGELSKIALPTKVILEILGHFVSDSLTFSFVGPSEPCRITGKDDPNYMIITMPVEITEDTYYSEEEL, from the coding sequence ATGTTTTTGAAAGTGCGTAAGGAAGAGGTCATTGACGGACTGCTCAAGGCCGCGAACATCATTCCGTCAAAAACCGGCGCGGCCTATCTGCGCACGGTCTGGCTCAAGGCCGAAGGCGACACCATTTCCATCCTGGCCACGGATTCGAGCATCGAGTTCGTGGGCGTCTATCCGGCCGTGATCAGCGATGGCGGACTGGTCGGCGTGCAGGGCAAGAAGTTCTGCGAACTGATGCGCCGCCTCCCCCCCGGCGAGATCACCCTCAAGCTCGACCCGAGCGCCAAGCATCTGCACATCGAACAGGGCCGCCGCAAGTACAAGCTTCCCGCCAACGAATCCTCCTGGTTCCAGGACTTCAACCCGTTCCCGGCGGAAAACGCCGTGCTCTGGTCTGGAGACCTCTTCAAGGAGATCATCGATCGCATCGCCTTCTGCATTGCCGACGACGAAGATCTGACCAGCATGAACTGCATCAAGTTCGCGCCCGTGGAGAACGACGACGTGGAGATCTGCGGCCTGAACGGGCACCAGTTCGGCCTGCTCCGTTTCTCCAATCCCGATATCCGCGCCGTTCTCGGGCAGGACGGGTTTCTGGTCTCCAAGAAGTACCTGCTCGAAATCCGCAAGTGGCTGACCAACGACGAGATCGAGATCAGCCTTTCGGACAAGCGTTTGTTTCTGCGCACCGAGAACCGCAAGGAATCATTCAGCCTTCCGCTCAAGGCCTACGTTTTTGCCGACTACCGCAATTTCATCAACCAGTACAAGGATCGCTTCGCCTCCAACCTGGTGGTGGACCGGCACGAGCTGACCGACGCCCTGGACCGCATCTTCGTCTTCAACACCGAAGCCAACAAGGCCACGTTCTTCGATTTCGGCCCGGAAGAGCTGTCCCTCTACTGCCAGGGCCAGGACATTGGCGAGGGCACGGAGCTGATCAGCTGCCAGTATCAGGGCGAACTGTCCAAGATCGCCCTGCCGACCAAGGTCATCCTTGAAATCCTGGGGCACTTCGTGTCCGACTCCCTGACCTTTTCCTTCGTGGGCCCCTCCGAACCCTGCCGCATCACCGGCAAGGACGACCCCAACTACATGATCATCACCATGCCCGTGGAGATCACCGAAGACACCTATTACAGCGAGGAAGAGCTGTAG
- a CDS encoding DUF362 domain-containing protein, protein MAEPVYFWNLRASRKAPYEAKVKRLLKLAGLGAELRSGDLAAIKLHFGEGGGTGHVRPLQLAPILAFVRKCGAKPFLTDTNTLYVGQRGESVSHGLQAAAHGYDPNVLGAPVIIADGLKSGNERAIPCPGRHFEFAYLGGDIVDADMMVTISHFKGHDLAGFGGAIKNVGMGCATRKGKMQQHCGLGPTIHPEHCTGCGNCVEVCSHGALTLDPSGRITIDRDKCAGCAACFLVCRAGGLEVDWRVDVNTFLERMAEYAAAALLTRPRRTFHMSFIQQVSPGCDCTGFSDAPICPDLGLLASWDPVALDQACLDLVNQAQPLHPSALPEGIMPGQDKFEAIHGHVRGVHLLEYAASLGLGSREYALQPV, encoded by the coding sequence ATGGCCGAACCCGTTTATTTCTGGAATCTGCGAGCCTCGCGCAAGGCTCCATATGAAGCCAAGGTCAAGCGCCTGCTGAAGCTGGCCGGACTGGGCGCGGAGCTTCGCTCCGGCGATCTGGCCGCGATCAAGCTTCATTTCGGCGAGGGCGGAGGCACGGGCCATGTGCGTCCCCTGCAACTCGCGCCCATTTTGGCCTTTGTCCGCAAATGCGGAGCCAAGCCGTTTCTGACCGACACCAACACGCTCTACGTCGGCCAGCGCGGCGAATCCGTTTCCCACGGGCTACAGGCCGCCGCCCACGGTTACGACCCCAATGTCCTGGGTGCCCCGGTCATCATCGCCGACGGACTCAAAAGCGGCAACGAACGGGCCATCCCCTGTCCCGGCAGGCATTTCGAGTTCGCCTATCTGGGCGGGGACATAGTCGACGCGGACATGATGGTCACGATCAGTCACTTCAAGGGCCACGATCTGGCCGGGTTCGGCGGTGCCATCAAGAACGTGGGCATGGGCTGCGCCACGCGCAAGGGCAAGATGCAGCAGCACTGCGGCCTAGGTCCGACCATCCATCCCGAGCATTGCACCGGCTGCGGAAACTGCGTGGAAGTATGCAGCCACGGCGCCCTGACCCTTGACCCAAGCGGCAGGATCACCATCGACCGCGACAAGTGCGCGGGCTGCGCGGCCTGCTTCCTGGTCTGCCGCGCAGGAGGTCTGGAAGTGGACTGGCGGGTGGATGTGAACACATTTCTTGAGCGCATGGCCGAGTATGCAGCGGCCGCGCTTTTGACCAGGCCAAGGCGGACCTTCCACATGAGCTTCATCCAGCAGGTCAGCCCCGGATGCGATTGCACGGGCTTCTCCGATGCGCCCATCTGTCCCGATCTGGGACTGCTGGCCTCCTGGGACCCGGTGGCCCTCGACCAGGCCTGCCTGGACCTGGTCAACCAGGCCCAGCCCCTGCATCCGAGCGCCCTTCCCGAAGGCATCATGCCCGGACAGGACAAATTCGAGGCCATCCACGGACACGTAAGAGGCGTCCATCTTCTGGAGTACGCGGCAAGCCTCGGGCTCGGCTCCCGGGAATATGCGCTTCAGCCCGTATGA
- a CDS encoding aspartate carbamoyltransferase catalytic subunit, whose amino-acid sequence MNWRHKDLLEISQLDPDEIAHIFETAARFAEVNQRPIKKVPILKGKSVVLFFAEASTRTKTSFDMAGKRLSADTFSLTKSGSSLQKGESLKDTALTLQAMNPDAIVIRHWDSGAARFLAERLDCSIINAGDGWHAHPTQALLDGFTLHQVWGSFAGKTVCILGDVAHSRVARSDVELLTMLGARVRICAPRTLLPAMVQTWPVEVFSDVAKACEGVDAVICLRLQLERQQAGLLPDLREYACTYGLSPRHLEKAKADVKIMHPGPMNRGLEIASELADCGASLVLDQVASGVAVRMTLLHLYLTRARISA is encoded by the coding sequence ATGAATTGGCGGCATAAGGACCTTTTGGAGATTTCCCAGCTCGATCCCGATGAGATCGCCCATATTTTCGAGACGGCGGCCCGGTTCGCGGAAGTGAATCAGCGGCCCATCAAGAAGGTGCCCATCCTGAAGGGCAAGAGCGTGGTCCTCTTCTTTGCCGAGGCCTCCACGCGCACCAAGACCTCGTTCGACATGGCCGGCAAGCGCCTGTCCGCCGACACCTTCAGCCTGACCAAGTCCGGCAGCTCCCTGCAGAAGGGCGAGAGCCTGAAAGACACGGCCCTGACCCTGCAGGCCATGAACCCCGACGCCATCGTCATCCGACACTGGGACAGCGGGGCGGCACGGTTCCTGGCCGAACGCCTCGACTGCTCCATCATCAACGCCGGGGACGGCTGGCATGCCCATCCGACCCAGGCCCTGCTGGACGGCTTCACCCTGCATCAGGTCTGGGGCTCCTTTGCGGGCAAGACCGTGTGCATCCTCGGCGACGTCGCCCACAGCCGGGTGGCCCGTTCGGATGTGGAACTGCTGACCATGCTCGGGGCCCGGGTCCGCATTTGCGCTCCGCGCACACTGCTGCCGGCCATGGTCCAAACCTGGCCGGTGGAGGTTTTTTCCGACGTGGCCAAGGCCTGCGAGGGAGTGGACGCGGTCATCTGCCTGCGCCTGCAACTGGAGCGGCAGCAGGCGGGGCTGCTGCCGGATCTGCGCGAGTACGCCTGCACCTACGGACTCAGCCCCAGGCATCTGGAAAAGGCCAAAGCGGATGTGAAGATCATGCATCCAGGGCCCATGAATAGGGGCCTTGAGATCGCTTCCGAGCTGGCCGATTGCGGGGCGAGCCTGGTCCTGGATCAGGTCGCCTCGGGCGTGGCCGTGCGCATGACCCTTTTGCATCTCTATCTGACCAGGGCTCGGATTTCGGCATGA
- the gyrA gene encoding DNA gyrase subunit A, with amino-acid sequence MSNISIEKELQKSYLEYSLSVIIGRAIPDVRDGLKPVHRRILFAMHELGNTYNRAYKKSARVVGDVIGKFHPHGDSAVYDALVRMAQEFNMRDPLVDGQGNFGSIDGDSAAAMRYTEVRMSRLASSFLADIEKDTVEFRPNYDNSLQEPSVLPTKVPNLLVNGSSGIAVGMATNIPPHNLGEVVDGTLRLLDDPKMSIEDLMQYIKAPDFPTGALIYGKAGIREAYRTGRGSVRIRSRIEIEKRKGDLESIVVKEIPYALNKSTLVEKIAMLVNERKIEGISDLRDESDMKGIRIVMDLKKGVFSDVIINQLFKFTSLETSFGINMMAVVNNRPQLLNLKQVLEYFLDYRREVVIRRSRFDLRKAQHRAHILEGLRIALDFIDEVVALIRASKTPQEAKERLRERFGLSDIQAQAILDMRLQRLTNLEREKLLEEYAELLKQIEYLTSVIENPEVLKSVIRQELEDLRETFVTPRKSELLAHDPDSIDIEDIIPDEPVVITLSRNGYLKRTSLDNYRQQRRGGTGITGVQVAEEDFITFILTTSNHQYMNLFSNKGKMYQVKVHQIPEGGRTARGKHVANLLPLDSNEYIAAAMTCRDLDQEKFYFFYTKLGVVKRSSIHLYRNIRAVGLIALGMRDDDELIGVREVETDDEMVLVTMDGYSIRFACSDVRAMGRTATGVKGLALRKGDQVVAGVVVNKDTQQELLTIAENGYGKRTQVEHFRAQSRGGKGIINMRITPKTGKVVGAMMVYPTDELILLTSGSKIIRIGISDISLVGRATQGVRLVRLEDDQTVVCFDHVPTDAPEVSGVPRASVPAEKTAPDDSEVLDDDTDLPDDDEALDESEDLQE; translated from the coding sequence GTGTCCAACATCAGTATCGAAAAAGAACTTCAGAAATCATATCTGGAATATTCGCTGAGCGTCATCATCGGCCGGGCCATCCCGGACGTGCGCGATGGCCTCAAACCTGTGCACCGGCGTATCCTTTTCGCCATGCACGAACTCGGCAACACCTACAACCGGGCCTACAAGAAGTCCGCCCGCGTGGTCGGTGACGTCATCGGTAAGTTTCATCCCCATGGCGACTCGGCCGTGTACGACGCCTTGGTGCGCATGGCCCAGGAATTCAACATGCGCGATCCCCTGGTCGACGGCCAGGGCAACTTCGGCTCCATCGACGGCGATTCCGCGGCAGCCATGCGTTACACCGAGGTGCGCATGTCCCGTCTGGCCAGTTCCTTTCTGGCCGACATCGAAAAGGACACGGTGGAGTTTCGTCCCAACTACGACAACTCCCTGCAGGAGCCCTCGGTGCTGCCGACCAAGGTCCCGAACCTGCTGGTCAACGGCTCATCGGGCATCGCCGTGGGCATGGCCACCAACATTCCGCCCCACAACCTGGGCGAGGTGGTGGACGGAACCCTGCGCCTGCTCGACGACCCCAAGATGTCCATCGAAGATCTGATGCAGTACATCAAGGCCCCGGATTTTCCCACGGGCGCGCTCATCTACGGCAAGGCCGGCATCCGCGAGGCCTACCGCACGGGTCGCGGCTCGGTGCGCATCCGTTCGCGTATCGAGATCGAAAAGCGAAAAGGGGACCTCGAATCCATCGTCGTGAAAGAGATTCCCTACGCCCTGAACAAGTCCACCCTGGTGGAAAAGATCGCCATGCTGGTCAACGAGCGCAAGATCGAGGGCATCTCGGACCTGCGCGACGAATCGGACATGAAGGGCATTCGCATCGTCATGGATTTGAAGAAGGGCGTCTTCTCCGATGTGATCATCAATCAGCTCTTCAAGTTCACATCCCTTGAGACCAGCTTCGGCATCAACATGATGGCCGTGGTCAACAACCGTCCCCAGCTTTTGAACCTGAAGCAGGTGCTCGAGTATTTTCTCGACTATCGCCGCGAAGTGGTCATCCGCCGCTCCCGGTTCGACCTCAGGAAGGCCCAGCATCGGGCGCACATCCTTGAGGGCCTGCGCATCGCCCTTGATTTCATCGACGAGGTTGTCGCGCTCATCCGCGCCTCCAAGACTCCGCAGGAGGCCAAGGAGCGCCTGCGCGAGCGCTTCGGCCTGTCCGATATCCAGGCTCAGGCCATTCTCGACATGCGCCTGCAGCGGCTGACCAACCTGGAGCGTGAAAAGCTCCTGGAGGAATATGCCGAGCTCCTGAAGCAGATCGAGTATCTGACCAGCGTCATCGAGAATCCCGAAGTCCTGAAGTCCGTCATCCGTCAGGAACTCGAAGACCTGCGCGAGACCTTCGTCACGCCCCGCAAGTCCGAGCTTCTGGCCCATGATCCCGACTCCATCGACATCGAAGACATCATCCCCGACGAGCCGGTGGTCATCACCCTGTCCCGCAACGGGTATCTGAAGCGCACCAGCCTGGACAACTATCGCCAGCAGCGCCGGGGCGGAACGGGCATCACCGGGGTGCAGGTCGCGGAGGAGGATTTCATCACCTTCATCCTCACGACCTCGAACCACCAGTACATGAATCTGTTCAGCAACAAGGGCAAGATGTACCAGGTCAAGGTGCACCAGATTCCCGAGGGCGGCCGCACGGCCCGGGGCAAGCACGTGGCCAACCTGCTCCCGCTGGACAGCAACGAGTACATCGCCGCGGCCATGACCTGCCGTGATCTGGACCAGGAGAAATTCTACTTCTTCTACACCAAGCTCGGCGTGGTCAAACGCAGCTCCATTCACCTCTATCGCAACATCCGCGCCGTGGGTCTCATCGCCCTTGGCATGCGGGACGACGATGAACTCATCGGCGTGCGCGAGGTGGAGACCGACGACGAAATGGTGCTGGTCACCATGGACGGCTACTCCATCCGCTTCGCCTGCTCCGACGTGCGCGCCATGGGCCGCACCGCCACGGGCGTGAAGGGCCTGGCTCTGCGCAAGGGCGATCAGGTCGTGGCCGGCGTGGTGGTCAACAAGGACACCCAGCAGGAGCTCTTGACCATCGCGGAGAACGGCTACGGCAAGCGTACCCAGGTCGAGCACTTCCGGGCCCAGTCGCGCGGCGGCAAGGGCATCATCAACATGCGCATCACGCCCAAGACCGGCAAGGTGGTCGGGGCCATGATGGTCTATCCCACGGATGAGCTCATCCTCCTGACCTCGGGCAGCAAGATCATCCGCATCGGCATCTCCGACATCAGCCTGGTCGGCCGGGCCACCCAGGGCGTGCGCCTGGTCCGCCTTGAAGACGATCAGACCGTGGTCTGCTTCGATCATGTGCCGACCGATGCCCCGGAAGTCAGCGGCGTGCCTCGTGCCAGCGTGCCTGCCGAAAAGACGGCCCCGGACGATTCCGAGGTCCTGGACGATGATACGGATCTGCCCGATGACGACGAGGCGCTGGACGAATCCGAGGACTTGCAGGAATAG
- a CDS encoding homocysteine biosynthesis protein: protein MSAPFEVHRTIAEINEKIRQGKAVVLNASEMTSLVRKEGKVKAARQVDVVTTGTFSPMCSSGLIFNIGQQPPTIKTSKVWLNGVPCYAGLAAVDSYLGATEPTEEDPLNKVYPGQFKYGGGHVIEDLVKGKRVHLKAEAYGTDCYPRKAIEKNVSLAELRNAILFNPRNCYQNYNCAINRTDKLKYTYMGPLKSNIGNANYATAGELSPLLNDPYFRTIGLGTRIFLGGGVGYVIGEGTQHVPDPQRNERGVPMSASGTLMVKGDLKGMNARYLRGVSIVGYGSSLAVGLGIPIPILNEEMAWFTGVADEDILVPIVDYGEDYPNGYPSKYGHASFADLKKGVIRVEGKDVPTTPLTSHTLSWEVAEELKRWIQEGRFLLTEAQEPIPAR, encoded by the coding sequence ATGAGCGCACCATTTGAAGTCCACAGAACCATCGCCGAGATCAATGAAAAAATCCGACAAGGCAAAGCGGTCGTCCTCAACGCCAGCGAAATGACCAGTTTAGTTCGCAAGGAAGGCAAGGTCAAGGCCGCCAGACAAGTCGATGTCGTCACCACCGGCACTTTCTCGCCCATGTGCTCCTCCGGCCTGATCTTCAATATCGGCCAGCAGCCTCCGACCATCAAAACCTCCAAGGTCTGGCTCAACGGCGTGCCCTGCTATGCCGGTCTTGCAGCGGTGGACTCCTATCTTGGCGCCACCGAACCGACGGAAGAGGACCCCTTGAACAAGGTCTATCCCGGCCAGTTCAAATACGGCGGCGGGCATGTCATCGAGGATCTGGTCAAGGGCAAGCGCGTGCACCTGAAAGCCGAAGCCTACGGCACGGACTGCTACCCGCGCAAGGCCATCGAGAAGAACGTCTCCCTGGCAGAGCTGCGCAACGCCATCCTCTTCAATCCGCGCAACTGCTACCAGAATTACAACTGCGCCATAAACCGCACGGACAAGCTCAAGTACACTTACATGGGCCCGCTCAAATCAAACATCGGCAACGCCAACTATGCCACGGCCGGCGAGCTGAGCCCATTACTTAATGACCCGTATTTTAGAACCATCGGGCTGGGTACCCGCATCTTCCTCGGCGGGGGTGTGGGCTACGTCATCGGCGAAGGCACCCAGCATGTTCCCGATCCCCAGCGCAACGAGCGCGGAGTGCCCATGAGCGCCTCGGGCACCCTCATGGTCAAGGGCGACCTCAAAGGCATGAACGCCCGCTACCTGCGCGGGGTGAGCATCGTCGGCTACGGCAGCTCCCTGGCCGTGGGCCTGGGCATTCCCATCCCCATCCTGAACGAGGAGATGGCCTGGTTCACCGGCGTGGCCGACGAGGACATCCTCGTGCCCATTGTCGATTACGGAGAGGACTATCCCAACGGATATCCGTCCAAGTACGGACACGCCAGCTTTGCCGACCTGAAGAAGGGAGTCATCCGCGTGGAAGGCAAGGATGTGCCCACCACACCCCTGACCAGTCACACTCTCTCCTGGGAAGTCGCCGAGGAACTCAAACGCTGGATCCAGGAAGGCCGATTCCTGCTGACCGAAGCCCAGGAACCCATTCCCGCAAGGTGA
- the gyrB gene encoding DNA topoisomerase (ATP-hydrolyzing) subunit B produces the protein MTKASTYTADNITVLEGLSAVRMRPAMYIGSTNTNGLHHLVYEVIDNSIDEAMAGYCDHIKVVVHMDNSVSIVDNGRGIPVDMHPKEKKPALEVVMTVLHAGGKFDNDTYKVSGGLHGVGVSVVNALSEYLEVTVSRGGHRHYQRYCRGVPQAPLAVIGETDKSGTLVRFRPDEEIFEELDFQYDVLAKRFEELAYLNPGIKIEFFDEKTQNRDVFKYEGGIISFVKNKNQDNGIHKVIGGTGEMEGVSIDFALQYTAGYKENVFTFANNIRTKEGGTHLQGFKTALTRAINTYIQNSDVPKKLKQKVSGDDVREGLTAIISVKIPNPQFEGQTKTKLGNSEVAGYVATMVYEALNQFFGENPKDVRLIIEKVIDAARARDAARRAKDLVRRKGALSDNALPGKLADCQSKDPAECEVFIVEGDSAGGSAKQGRNPKFQAILPLRGKILNVEKTRFDKMLQNKEIKALITAMGAGIGEDDVDLARLRYHKIVIMTDADVDGAHIRTLILTFFFRHYEELIKQGYLYIAQPPLYRVHKGSFERYIKDEEEMSQFLIQRVTEEVALVVPDREPVTGEELKGLLNTILALRELAIDVSNMGIPDGLFMQVVNAPCVIEPDELRASGPDEALTAHMAAGGFSLELISEQDEPQNGEALDSEARHYLRFIDANNHVIRLGVEFFYSKRYRRAVELLGRIREVGSGQVWTIRHKDTELEATGPFDLLRQVLDLAQKGINVQRYKGLGEMNPEQLWSTTMDPEARTFLQVTIDDAVEADELFTKLMGDKVEPRREFIERNALLVSDLDI, from the coding sequence ATGACAAAAGCATCAACATATACCGCAGACAACATTACCGTCCTTGAAGGTTTGTCCGCTGTGCGCATGCGTCCGGCCATGTACATCGGCTCGACCAACACCAACGGCCTGCATCACCTGGTCTACGAAGTCATCGACAACTCCATCGACGAGGCCATGGCCGGCTATTGCGACCATATCAAGGTCGTCGTGCACATGGACAACTCGGTCAGCATCGTGGACAACGGCCGCGGCATTCCCGTGGACATGCATCCCAAGGAAAAAAAGCCCGCTCTCGAAGTGGTCATGACCGTCCTGCATGCCGGCGGCAAGTTCGACAACGACACCTACAAGGTTTCGGGCGGCTTGCACGGCGTGGGCGTGTCCGTGGTCAACGCCCTGTCCGAGTACCTGGAGGTCACGGTCAGTCGCGGCGGCCATCGCCACTACCAGCGGTATTGCCGAGGCGTGCCGCAGGCCCCCCTGGCGGTGATCGGCGAGACCGACAAGAGCGGGACCCTGGTCCGTTTCAGGCCCGACGAGGAGATCTTCGAGGAGCTTGATTTCCAGTACGACGTGCTGGCCAAGCGCTTCGAGGAACTGGCCTATCTCAATCCCGGCATCAAGATCGAATTTTTCGACGAGAAGACCCAGAACCGGGACGTGTTCAAGTACGAAGGCGGCATCATCTCCTTCGTCAAGAACAAGAACCAGGACAACGGGATTCACAAGGTCATCGGCGGCACCGGCGAGATGGAAGGGGTGAGCATCGATTTCGCTCTCCAATATACCGCCGGTTACAAGGAAAACGTCTTTACCTTCGCCAACAACATCCGCACCAAGGAAGGCGGCACGCACCTGCAGGGCTTCAAGACGGCCCTGACCCGCGCCATCAACACCTACATCCAGAACAGCGACGTGCCCAAGAAGCTCAAGCAGAAGGTGTCCGGCGATGACGTGCGCGAGGGGCTGACCGCCATCATCAGCGTCAAGATCCCCAACCCGCAGTTCGAGGGCCAGACCAAGACCAAGCTCGGCAACTCCGAGGTGGCCGGATACGTGGCGACCATGGTCTACGAGGCACTGAACCAGTTCTTCGGTGAAAATCCCAAGGACGTGCGGCTGATCATCGAGAAAGTCATCGACGCCGCACGGGCCCGCGACGCGGCAAGGCGGGCCAAGGATCTGGTGCGACGCAAGGGCGCCCTGTCCGACAACGCCCTGCCCGGCAAGCTGGCGGACTGCCAGAGCAAGGATCCCGCCGAGTGCGAAGTCTTCATTGTCGAGGGTGATTCGGCCGGCGGCTCCGCCAAGCAGGGCCGCAACCCCAAGTTCCAGGCCATCCTGCCCCTGCGCGGCAAGATTCTGAACGTGGAGAAGACCCGCTTCGACAAGATGCTCCAGAACAAGGAGATAAAAGCCCTCATCACGGCCATGGGTGCCGGCATCGGCGAAGACGACGTGGATCTTGCGCGGCTTCGCTACCACAAGATCGTCATCATGACCGACGCCGACGTGGACGGGGCGCATATCCGCACCCTGATCCTGACCTTCTTCTTCCGCCACTACGAGGAGCTCATCAAGCAGGGCTATCTCTACATCGCCCAGCCGCCGCTCTACCGGGTGCACAAGGGTTCTTTCGAGCGCTACATCAAGGACGAGGAAGAGATGAGCCAGTTCCTGATCCAGCGCGTGACCGAAGAGGTCGCCCTGGTTGTCCCGGACCGGGAACCCGTCACGGGCGAGGAGCTCAAAGGGCTCCTGAACACCATCCTGGCCCTGCGTGAACTGGCCATTGATGTCTCCAACATGGGCATCCCGGACGGATTGTTCATGCAGGTGGTCAACGCCCCCTGTGTCATCGAGCCCGATGAGCTGCGCGCAAGCGGGCCGGACGAGGCCTTGACGGCCCACATGGCCGCAGGCGGCTTTTCCCTTGAGCTCATCAGCGAGCAGGACGAGCCCCAGAACGGCGAGGCGCTGGACAGCGAGGCGCGTCATTACCTGCGCTTCATCGATGCCAACAATCATGTGATCCGTCTTGGCGTCGAATTCTTCTATTCCAAGCGTTATCGTCGGGCCGTGGAGCTTTTGGGCAGGATCAGGGAAGTCGGTTCCGGACAGGTCTGGACCATCCGGCACAAGGATACGGAGCTGGAGGCGACGGGTCCCTTCGACCTGCTGCGCCAGGTCCTGGATCTGGCCCAGAAGGGGATCAACGTGCAGCGCTACAAGGGTTTGGGCGAGATGAATCCGGAGCAGCTCTGGAGCACGACCATGGATCCCGAAGCGCGTACCTTTCTGCAGGTGACCATTGACGATGCGGTCGAAGCCGACGAGCTGTTCACCAAGCTCATGGGCGACAAGGTAGAACCCCGGCGTGAATTCATCGAGCGTAATGCCCTTCTGGTTTCGGACCTTGACATTTAG
- a CDS encoding helix-turn-helix domain-containing protein: MSSARVDAALAQAFAPEELDKWRSSLGLSVDGSVLTVRFPHRFFADWFENHTRARFEQALAGSDLTISYECRDGSRSRIVRESRPAAQALPFGSEFIFDNFLVNNKNYFPLASAQEVAQSREAPYNPFVLCGESGSGKSFLLRAIANARSEHGGDGTYVGGIEDLHELYSSRSDARKFLTSMQLLAVDDLQEIARYRYLQGELLALFDHFHLQRKQMVFACSGKVGGFTFLAPKLKSRLEWGLSVMLKAPDLDIRTQYAQSRCRERRLDLSRDRILLLAQRFSDLRNLEGCLLKLWAYRELVHDHISDEEFDNILNYLDDRAVTSLSVEQILDQVCARLNLKPEDILSSGRRHDLVFARQVAMYLCRKHLGLSFPELGRAFGGRDHSTVLYSCRKVEQLQRDDKSIKNMLHELSDKCLAMNETTLA; the protein is encoded by the coding sequence GTGAGCAGCGCGCGGGTTGATGCGGCGCTGGCGCAGGCCTTTGCCCCGGAAGAGCTGGACAAATGGCGTTCATCCCTGGGTTTGAGCGTCGATGGCTCGGTGCTCACGGTGCGCTTTCCGCACAGATTTTTTGCCGACTGGTTTGAGAATCACACGCGGGCCCGTTTCGAGCAGGCCCTGGCCGGTTCCGATCTGACCATCTCCTATGAATGCCGGGACGGAAGCCGCTCCCGCATCGTGCGCGAGTCCCGGCCGGCGGCCCAGGCCCTGCCCTTTGGGTCCGAGTTCATTTTCGACAACTTCCTGGTCAACAACAAGAACTACTTCCCTCTGGCTTCGGCCCAGGAAGTTGCCCAGAGCCGGGAAGCTCCGTATAACCCGTTCGTGCTTTGCGGAGAAAGCGGGTCGGGCAAGTCCTTTTTGCTGCGGGCCATCGCCAACGCCAGGAGCGAGCATGGCGGGGACGGGACCTATGTGGGCGGCATTGAGGATCTGCACGAACTGTACTCGTCCCGGTCCGACGCGCGGAAATTTCTGACGTCCATGCAGCTTCTGGCGGTGGACGACCTGCAGGAGATTGCCCGCTATCGCTACCTGCAGGGCGAGCTTTTGGCGCTCTTCGATCACTTCCATCTGCAGCGCAAGCAGATGGTTTTTGCCTGTTCGGGCAAGGTCGGCGGGTTCACGTTTCTGGCGCCCAAGCTCAAGTCGCGCCTTGAGTGGGGCCTTAGCGTCATGCTCAAGGCTCCGGACCTGGACATTCGCACCCAATACGCCCAGTCTCGTTGCCGGGAGCGCCGTCTGGATCTCTCCAGGGACAGAATTCTGCTCCTTGCCCAGCGTTTTTCCGATTTGCGCAATCTGGAAGGATGTCTTCTGAAGCTTTGGGCCTACCGGGAGCTGGTCCATGACCATATTTCCGATGAAGAGTTTGACAATATTCTCAATTATCTGGACGATCGCGCGGTAACGAGCCTGAGTGTCGAGCAGATTCTCGACCAGGTTTGCGCCAGGCTCAACCTGAAGCCCGAGGACATCCTGTCCTCCGGCCGCAGGCACGACCTCGTTTTTGCCCGTCAGGTGGCCATGTACCTGTGCCGCAAGCATCTGGGGCTGTCGTTTCCGGAGCTTGGCCGGGCCTTTGGCGGGCGGGACCATTCGACGGTTCTCTACAGCTGCCGAAAAGTCGAACAATTGCAAAGAGATGATAAAAGCATAAAAAACATGTTACATGAGCTGAGCGATAAATGCCTGGCCATGAACGAAACAACCCTTGCCTAG